In Pantoea cypripedii, the following proteins share a genomic window:
- the lolC gene encoding lipoprotein-releasing ABC transporter permease subunit LolC, translating into MYQPVALFIGLRYMRGRASDRFGRFVSWLSTIGITLGVLALVTVLSVMNGFERELEGNILGLMPQALVTSDKGSINPQQLTPQSLNLQGVTRIAPLTTADVVLQSAHSVSVGVMLGINPDEKDPLTPYLVNTQQSVLQAGQYNVILGEQLAGQLGVKRGDQLRLMVPSVSQFTPVGRVPSQRIFTVAGTYAANSEVDGYQILVNQQDASRVMRYPLGNITGWRLWLDKPLSVDALSQQKLADGLVWKDWRERKGDLFQAVRMEKNMMGLLLSLIIAVAAFNIITSLGLLIMEKQAEVAILQTQGLTRRQIVAVFMVQGASAGIIGALLGTLLGVLLASQLNHLLPVIGLFLDGAALPVDINVWQVVTIALVSMAVALLSTLYPSWRAAAVQPAEALRYE; encoded by the coding sequence ATGTATCAACCAGTCGCGTTATTCATCGGCCTGCGCTACATGCGTGGACGTGCTTCAGACCGCTTCGGTCGCTTCGTCTCCTGGCTCTCGACCATCGGCATCACGCTGGGCGTGCTGGCGCTGGTGACGGTGCTCTCGGTGATGAACGGCTTTGAGCGCGAGCTGGAAGGCAACATCCTCGGCCTGATGCCGCAGGCGCTGGTCACCAGCGACAAAGGCAGCATCAATCCGCAACAGCTGACGCCGCAAAGCCTTAATTTGCAAGGCGTGACACGCATCGCGCCGCTCACCACTGCCGATGTGGTGTTGCAGAGCGCCCACAGTGTCTCCGTTGGCGTGATGCTCGGCATCAATCCGGATGAGAAAGATCCGCTTACCCCGTATCTGGTCAATACCCAGCAGAGCGTACTCCAGGCAGGCCAATATAACGTCATCCTCGGTGAGCAGTTGGCGGGGCAACTGGGCGTTAAACGCGGCGATCAATTGCGCCTGATGGTGCCCTCTGTCAGCCAGTTCACCCCGGTTGGCCGTGTGCCCAGCCAGCGTATCTTTACCGTTGCGGGAACTTACGCTGCCAATAGCGAGGTCGATGGCTACCAGATCCTCGTCAACCAACAGGATGCCTCACGCGTGATGCGCTATCCGCTTGGCAACATCACCGGCTGGCGTCTGTGGCTGGATAAACCGCTCAGCGTGGATGCACTGAGCCAGCAGAAGCTGGCCGATGGGCTGGTATGGAAAGACTGGCGTGAACGCAAGGGTGACCTGTTCCAGGCGGTGCGCATGGAGAAAAACATGATGGGGCTGCTGCTTAGTCTGATCATTGCCGTCGCCGCCTTTAACATCATTACGTCGCTCGGGCTGCTGATCATGGAAAAGCAGGCCGAAGTGGCGATTCTGCAAACCCAGGGCTTAACCCGCCGTCAGATCGTGGCGGTGTTTATGGTGCAAGGGGCCAGCGCGGGCATTATCGGTGCGCTGCTCGGCACGCTGCTCGGGGTACTGCTTGCCAGCCAATTAAATCATCTGCTGCCGGTGATTGGCCTGTTCCTTGATGGTGCCGCCTTGCCGGTGGATATCAATGTCTGGCAGGTGGTCACCATTGCGCTGGTGTCGATGGCCGTAGCGCTGCTTTCCACTCTTTATCCGTCATGGCGCGCTGCCGCCGTTCAACCCGCTGAGGCTTTACGTTATGAGTAA
- the lolD gene encoding lipoprotein-releasing ABC transporter ATP-binding protein LolD codes for MSNTPLLQCRDLCKRYQEGSVQTDVLRNVAFSLQPGELTAIVGSSGSGKSTLLHLLGGLDAPTSGDVVFDGKSLNAMSSSAKAELRNRELGFIYQFHHLLPDFTALENVAMPLLIGKSAKGEAEARAREMLAAVGLEKRAAHRPSELSGGERQRVAIARALVNRPRLVMADEPTGNLDARNADAIFELLGELNTRQGTAFLVVTHDLQLAKRLSRQMEMRDGQLSEHLTLGAL; via the coding sequence ATGAGTAACACCCCTTTGTTGCAGTGTCGTGACCTGTGTAAACGCTATCAGGAAGGCAGCGTGCAGACCGATGTGCTGCGCAACGTGGCCTTCAGTCTCCAGCCTGGTGAACTGACGGCGATTGTCGGCAGCTCCGGTTCCGGCAAAAGTACCTTGCTGCACCTGCTGGGCGGTCTGGATGCGCCGACCTCCGGTGATGTGGTGTTCGACGGCAAATCGCTGAATGCCATGTCCTCCTCCGCCAAGGCCGAGCTGCGTAACCGCGAGCTGGGCTTTATCTATCAGTTCCACCATCTGCTGCCGGATTTCACCGCGCTGGAAAATGTGGCGATGCCGCTGCTGATTGGCAAAAGTGCCAAAGGCGAAGCGGAGGCCCGCGCCCGTGAGATGCTGGCGGCGGTGGGGCTGGAAAAACGCGCGGCGCATCGTCCCTCGGAGCTGTCCGGTGGTGAACGCCAGCGTGTGGCGATTGCCCGTGCGCTGGTGAATCGTCCGCGTCTGGTGATGGCCGATGAGCCGACCGGTAACCTCGATGCACGCAACGCCGATGCCATCTTTGAGCTGCTGGGTGAACTGAACACCCGCCAGGGCACCGCCTTCCTGGTGGTAACCCATGATTTGCAGCTGGCAAAACGTCTCAGCCGTCAGATGGAAATGCGTGACGGCCAGCTGAGCGAACATTTAACGCTGGGAGCGCTGTAA
- the lolE gene encoding lipoprotein-releasing ABC transporter permease subunit LolE, producing the protein MRPSLSLLLGLRFSRGRRRGGMVSLISIISTVGIALGVAVLIIGLSAMNGFERELNSRILAVVPHGEIEPVNQPFRNWQPMIAPIEQVPGIAAAAPYVNFTGLIESGAKLQALQVKGVDPQQEPRLSALPHFVADNAWSQFAAGKQQIILGGGIATSLNVKQGDWITIMIPNNDGQNKLLEPKRIRLQVSGILQLSGMLDHSLALVPLADAQNYLDMGDSVSGIALKMNDPFKAQKLVRDAGEVTHSYVYIRSWIGTYGYMYRDIQMIRAIMYLAMVLVIGVACFNIVSTLVMAVKDKSSDIAVLRTLGAKDGLIRAIFIWYGLLAGLLGSVSGVVVGVVVALNLTPIMRGLEHLTGHQLLAGDIYFIDFLPSELHWLDVISVLATAIILSLLASWYPARRASRIDPARVLSGQ; encoded by the coding sequence ATGAGGCCTTCGTTATCCCTGCTGCTGGGGTTACGTTTTAGCCGTGGCCGTCGGCGTGGCGGCATGGTTTCGCTGATCTCGATTATCTCAACGGTGGGTATCGCGCTGGGCGTGGCGGTGCTGATCATCGGCTTAAGTGCGATGAACGGCTTCGAACGTGAACTCAACAGCCGCATTCTGGCGGTGGTGCCGCATGGGGAAATCGAGCCGGTTAATCAGCCGTTCCGTAACTGGCAGCCGATGATTGCCCCGATTGAGCAGGTGCCGGGTATCGCCGCCGCCGCGCCTTATGTGAACTTCACCGGACTGATTGAGAGCGGGGCGAAGTTACAGGCTTTGCAGGTCAAAGGGGTCGATCCACAACAGGAACCACGTCTGAGCGCACTGCCGCATTTTGTCGCTGATAACGCCTGGTCACAATTCGCGGCCGGTAAACAGCAGATTATTCTCGGTGGCGGTATCGCGACATCGCTGAATGTGAAGCAGGGCGACTGGATCACCATCATGATCCCCAACAATGATGGTCAGAATAAGCTGCTGGAACCCAAACGGATTCGTTTGCAGGTGAGCGGTATTCTGCAACTGAGCGGTATGCTCGATCACAGCCTGGCGCTGGTGCCGCTGGCCGATGCGCAGAATTATCTGGATATGGGTGACAGCGTCAGCGGTATCGCGCTGAAAATGAACGATCCGTTCAAAGCGCAGAAGCTGGTGCGTGATGCCGGTGAAGTGACGCATTCTTACGTCTATATCCGCAGCTGGATTGGCACCTACGGTTATATGTATCGTGATATCCAGATGATTCGCGCCATTATGTATCTGGCGATGGTGCTGGTGATTGGTGTGGCCTGCTTCAATATCGTGTCAACGCTGGTGATGGCGGTGAAGGATAAAAGCAGCGATATCGCGGTGCTGCGTACCCTCGGTGCCAAAGATGGTCTGATTCGTGCCATCTTCATCTGGTACGGCCTGCTGGCCGGATTGCTGGGTAGCGTCAGCGGTGTGGTGGTTGGCGTGGTGGTGGCACTGAATTTGACGCCGATTATGCGCGGACTGGAGCATCTCACCGGCCATCAGCTGCTGGCAGGGGATATTTATTTTATTGATTTCCTGCCGTCGGAACTGCACTGGCTGGATGTGATTTCGGTGCTGGCGACAGCGATAATTTTGAGCCTGCTTGCCAGCTGGTACCCGGCGCGGCGCGCCAGCCGCATCGATCCAGCCCGCGTATTAAGCGGGCAATAA
- the cobB gene encoding Sir2 family NAD+-dependent deacetylase produces MRTLRRRVRLARYKKTRRKVHQRFRQRIFERDRKAELAAHPLPHVVVLTGAGISAESGIRTFRAADGLWEEHRVEDVATPEGFRRDPALVQAFYNARRRQLQQPEIQPNAAHRALAELEQVLGDNFLLVTQNIDDLHERAGSQRVLHMHGELLKVRCVNSGQVIDWQEDLTPDDRCTCCQFPSLLRPHVVWFGEMPLGMEEIYQALDRANLFIAIGTSGHVYPAAGFVHEAKVQGAHTVELNLEPSQVGNEFAESQYGLASEVVPAFVHTFLRGLYK; encoded by the coding sequence ATGCGCACTCTCCGTCGCCGCGTACGACTCGCCCGCTATAAAAAGACTCGCCGTAAAGTGCATCAGCGTTTTCGCCAGCGTATTTTCGAGCGCGACCGGAAAGCGGAGCTGGCAGCACATCCATTGCCGCATGTGGTGGTGCTGACCGGGGCGGGGATCTCGGCGGAGTCGGGTATTCGTACCTTTCGTGCTGCTGATGGTTTATGGGAAGAACACCGGGTGGAAGATGTGGCGACCCCGGAAGGCTTCCGGCGCGATCCGGCGCTGGTGCAGGCGTTCTACAATGCGCGCCGCCGCCAGCTGCAACAACCGGAGATCCAGCCGAATGCGGCACACCGGGCGCTGGCAGAGCTGGAGCAGGTGCTGGGGGATAATTTCCTGCTGGTGACGCAGAATATTGATGATTTGCACGAACGTGCCGGGAGCCAGCGTGTGCTGCATATGCACGGTGAGCTGCTGAAGGTGCGTTGCGTCAATAGCGGCCAGGTGATTGACTGGCAAGAGGATCTCACCCCGGACGATCGCTGCACCTGTTGTCAGTTCCCGTCACTGCTGCGTCCGCATGTGGTGTGGTTTGGCGAAATGCCGCTGGGCATGGAAGAGATTTATCAGGCGCTGGATCGCGCGAATCTGTTTATTGCCATCGGCACCTCCGGCCACGTCTATCCGGCTGCCGGTTTTGTCCATGAGGCGAAGGTGCAGGGCGCGCATACCGTGGAACTGAATCTGGAACCGAGCCAGGTAGGTAACGAGTTTGCTGAGAGCCAGTATGGTCTGGCAAGCGAAGTGGTCCCGGCGTTTGTGCACACCTTTCTGCGCGGGCTGTATAAATAA
- the potD gene encoding spermidine/putrescine ABC transporter substrate-binding protein PotD: MKKWSHWLAAGALALGMQSAQADDSNTLYFYNWTEYVPPGLLEQFTKETGIKVIYSTYESNESMYAKLKTWKDGAYDLVVPSTYFIAKMRNEGMLQKIDKSQLSNFHNLDPNLLNKPFDPNNDYSIPYIWGATAIGVNTDAIDPKSITSWADLWKPEYKQSLLLTDDAREVFQMALRKLGYSGNTRDPKEIEAAYEELKKLMPNVLAFNSDNPGNPYMEGEVNLGMIWNGSAYVARQAGTPLQVVWPKEGGIFWMDNLAIPANAKNKAGALKLINFLLRPEVAAKVAETIGYPTPNLAAKKLLPQGVSNDPSLYPSAEVIKNGEWQNDVGDASVQYETLFQKLKAGQ; this comes from the coding sequence ATGAAAAAATGGTCTCACTGGCTGGCGGCTGGGGCGCTGGCACTGGGGATGCAGAGCGCGCAGGCTGATGACAGCAACACGCTCTATTTCTACAACTGGACCGAATATGTCCCACCGGGCCTGCTGGAGCAGTTCACCAAAGAAACCGGCATCAAGGTGATTTATTCCACCTACGAATCCAATGAAAGCATGTATGCCAAGCTGAAAACCTGGAAAGACGGCGCTTACGACCTGGTGGTGCCCTCCACCTATTTCATCGCCAAAATGCGCAATGAAGGCATGCTGCAAAAGATTGATAAGTCGCAGCTGAGCAATTTTCACAACCTCGATCCCAACCTGCTGAATAAGCCGTTTGATCCCAATAATGACTATTCGATTCCCTATATCTGGGGGGCGACCGCCATTGGCGTCAATACCGATGCGATCGACCCGAAAAGCATCACCAGCTGGGCGGATTTGTGGAAACCCGAATACAAGCAAAGCCTGCTGTTGACCGATGACGCGCGCGAAGTCTTCCAGATGGCGCTGCGCAAGCTGGGCTATTCGGGCAACACGCGCGATCCGAAAGAGATCGAAGCCGCTTACGAGGAGCTGAAGAAGCTGATGCCGAACGTGCTGGCATTTAACTCCGATAACCCTGGCAATCCGTATATGGAAGGCGAGGTGAATCTCGGCATGATCTGGAACGGTTCAGCCTATGTGGCCCGTCAGGCCGGTACGCCATTGCAGGTGGTATGGCCGAAAGAAGGCGGCATTTTCTGGATGGATAATCTGGCGATCCCGGCCAATGCGAAAAACAAAGCCGGCGCGCTGAAGTTAATTAACTTCCTGCTGCGTCCGGAAGTGGCAGCAAAAGTGGCGGAAACCATCGGCTACCCGACGCCGAATCTGGCGGCGAAAAAACTGCTGCCGCAGGGCGTCTCCAATGACCCGTCGCTGTATCCGTCGGCTGAGGTGATTAAAAATGGTGAGTGGCAGAATGATGTCGGCGATGCCAGCGTGCAGTACGAGACGTTGTTCCAGAAATTAAAAGCAGGGCAATAG
- the potC gene encoding spermidine/putrescine ABC transporter permease PotC: protein MMARWLRASFMAVIYAWFYIPIIILIVNSFNASRFGINWQGFSTQWYALLVNNDSLLQAAQHSLLMGVLSASCATLIGSLTAVALYRYRFRGKPFVSGMLFVVMMSPDIVMAISLLVLFMLLGISLGFWSLLFSHITFCLPFVVITVYSRLKGFDVRMLEAAKDLGASEITILRKILLPLALPAVAAGWLLSFTLSMDDVVVSSFVTGPTFEILPLKIYSMVKVGVSPEVNALATILLLLSLLLVAASQLLLRDKTK from the coding sequence ATGATGGCTCGCTGGTTACGCGCTAGCTTTATGGCGGTGATTTACGCCTGGTTTTATATTCCGATCATCATCCTGATCGTCAATTCGTTTAACGCCTCACGCTTCGGCATCAACTGGCAGGGTTTCAGTACCCAGTGGTATGCCTTGCTGGTAAACAACGACAGCCTGTTACAGGCGGCGCAGCATTCGTTGCTGATGGGGGTGTTGTCTGCCAGCTGTGCAACGCTGATTGGCTCGCTGACGGCAGTGGCGCTGTATCGCTACCGTTTCCGTGGTAAACCCTTCGTCAGCGGCATGTTGTTTGTGGTGATGATGTCGCCGGATATTGTGATGGCGATTTCGCTGCTGGTGCTGTTTATGCTGCTGGGTATCTCACTGGGATTCTGGTCGCTGCTGTTTTCTCACATCACCTTCTGCCTGCCGTTTGTGGTGATTACCGTCTACTCACGCCTGAAAGGCTTTGATGTGCGGATGCTGGAAGCAGCAAAAGACCTCGGTGCCAGTGAAATCACCATTTTGCGCAAGATTCTGCTGCCGCTGGCGTTACCTGCGGTGGCGGCGGGCTGGCTGCTGAGCTTTACCCTGTCGATGGACGATGTAGTGGTCTCCTCCTTCGTCACCGGCCCGACGTTTGAGATTCTGCCATTGAAAATTTATTCGATGGTGAAAGTCGGCGTATCACCCGAGGTGAATGCACTGGCTACCATTTTACTGCTGCTGTCGCTGCTGCTGGTGGCAGCCAGCCAGTTGTTATTGCGGGATAAAACCAAATAG
- the potB gene encoding spermidine/putrescine ABC transporter permease PotB, with product MKLMRNRLQNAIVVMIVSWLTLFVLLPNLMIFVTSFLTRDDAHFVSMVFTLSNYSRLLDPLYAEVLLHSLNMAVIATLCCLLLGYPFAWCLTKLPERLRPLMLFLLIVPFWTNSLIRIYGLKIFLSTRGWLNEFLLWLGVIDQPFRIMYTPEAVILGLIYILLPFMVLPLYSSLEKLDKACLEAARDLGANTLQRFIRIILPLTMPGIVAGCLLVLIPAMGLFYVSDLMGGAKNLLIGNVIKNQFLNIRDWPFGAATSIVMTLLMGLMLLFYWRAARLLNNKMELQ from the coding sequence ATGAAGCTGATGCGTAATCGCCTGCAAAACGCCATCGTGGTGATGATTGTCAGCTGGCTGACGCTATTTGTACTGCTGCCCAATCTGATGATCTTTGTCACCAGTTTTCTGACTCGCGACGATGCACATTTTGTCAGCATGGTGTTTACCCTCAGCAACTACAGCCGCCTGCTCGACCCGCTCTACGCCGAAGTGTTGTTGCACTCGCTGAATATGGCGGTCATCGCCACCCTGTGCTGCCTGCTGCTCGGTTATCCCTTTGCCTGGTGCCTGACAAAATTGCCCGAGCGCCTGCGCCCGCTGATGCTGTTTCTGCTGATTGTGCCGTTCTGGACCAATTCACTGATCCGCATCTACGGCCTGAAAATTTTTCTCAGCACCCGCGGCTGGCTGAACGAGTTTCTGCTGTGGCTGGGCGTCATCGACCAACCCTTTCGCATCATGTACACGCCAGAAGCGGTGATCCTCGGGCTGATCTACATCCTGCTGCCGTTTATGGTGCTGCCGCTCTACTCCAGCCTGGAAAAACTGGATAAAGCCTGTCTGGAGGCCGCGCGCGACCTCGGAGCCAATACGCTGCAACGTTTTATACGCATCATTCTGCCGCTCACTATGCCCGGTATCGTCGCCGGTTGCCTGCTGGTATTGATCCCGGCGATGGGCCTGTTTTACGTCTCCGATTTGATGGGGGGCGCGAAAAATCTGTTGATTGGTAACGTGATCAAGAACCAGTTCCTCAATATTCGCGACTGGCCCTTTGGTGCCGCCACCAGCATCGTGATGACGCTACTGATGGGGCTGATGTTGCTGTTTTACTGGCGCGCCGCCCGCCTGCTGAATAACAAAATGGAGCTGCAATGA
- the potA gene encoding spermidine/putrescine ABC transporter ATP-binding protein PotA — protein MTQTRAQQALVTLSGISKAFDGKSIISDFQLTIRHGEFITLLGPSGCGKTTILRLIAGLEDADQGRIILDGNDITDTPAEHRHINTVFQSYALFPHMSVFENVAFGLRMQKTPAAEITRRVNDALAMVQLESFADRRPHQLSGGQQQRVAIARAVVNRPKVLLLDESLSALDYKLRKQMQNELKALQRKLGITFVFVTHDQEEALTMSDRIVVMRDGRIEQDGTPREIYEEPANLFVARFIGEINVFDAEVVSSDNAPSVRARVEGRECDIHCPFPVVPGDKLHVLLRPEDLRVEEIDHDSRSEHLVGYVRERNYKGMTLESTVELENGKLLTVSEFFNEDDPDFDHSLNQKMAVSWVQSWEVVLPYEADA, from the coding sequence ATGACGCAAACACGCGCGCAACAGGCGCTGGTTACGCTTTCTGGCATCAGTAAAGCCTTCGATGGTAAATCCATCATTTCCGATTTCCAGCTGACTATCCGTCATGGTGAATTTATCACCCTGCTCGGTCCTTCCGGCTGCGGTAAAACCACCATTCTGCGTCTGATCGCCGGACTGGAAGATGCCGATCAGGGTCGCATCATCCTCGATGGCAATGACATCACCGACACACCTGCCGAGCACCGTCATATCAATACGGTGTTCCAGAGCTATGCGTTGTTCCCGCATATGTCGGTATTTGAAAACGTGGCGTTTGGCTTGCGGATGCAGAAAACCCCGGCGGCAGAAATTACCCGTCGCGTCAATGACGCGCTGGCGATGGTGCAACTGGAAAGTTTTGCTGACCGCCGTCCTCATCAGCTGTCAGGCGGCCAGCAACAGCGTGTCGCCATTGCCCGTGCGGTGGTGAATCGGCCCAAAGTATTGCTGCTGGACGAGTCCCTCTCCGCGCTGGATTACAAGCTGCGTAAGCAGATGCAGAACGAACTGAAAGCATTGCAGCGCAAGCTCGGCATCACCTTTGTGTTCGTCACTCACGACCAGGAAGAAGCGCTGACCATGTCCGATCGCATCGTGGTGATGCGTGATGGTCGTATCGAGCAGGACGGTACGCCACGCGAAATCTACGAAGAACCGGCCAATTTGTTTGTCGCGCGCTTTATCGGTGAAATCAACGTGTTTGACGCTGAGGTAGTAAGCAGTGACAACGCCCCCAGCGTGCGCGCCCGGGTGGAAGGACGGGAATGTGATATCCACTGCCCTTTCCCGGTGGTGCCTGGTGATAAATTGCATGTCCTGTTGCGCCCGGAAGATTTGCGCGTGGAAGAGATCGACCATGACAGCCGCAGCGAGCACCTGGTGGGCTACGTGCGTGAGCGGAACTATAAAGGGATGACGCTGGAATCCACCGTTGAACTGGAAAATGGCAAGCTTCTGACGGTGAGCGAATTTTTCAATGAGGATGACCCCGATTTTGACCATTCGCTGAACCAGAAAATGGCGGTGAGTTGGGTACAGAGCTGGGAGGTGGTGCTGCCGTATGAAGCTGATGCGTAA
- the pepT gene encoding peptidase T, producing the protein MDQLLERFLSYVAIETQSKPQARQVPSSEGQWTLARQLQEELLALGFVDVTLSDHCCVMGTLPANVDWPTPVIGFISHMDTSPDFTAKNVNPQIIENYRGGDIALGNGDEILSPVMFPVLHKLIGHTLVTTDGKTLLGADDKAGVAEIMTAMARLAQGDIPHGAIRVAFTPDEEIGRGPSYFDIEEFAADWAYTVDGSDLGEFEFENFNAASATVKIVGNNVHPGTAKGVMVNALELAMRFHAEVPANEKPQFTEGYEGFYHLHTMKGTVEHAEMMYIIRDFDADNYAKRKQLLEDIGRRISKGLHAECTIKVEISDSYRNMREKVEPHPHIIELALQAMHDCGIEPNVKPIRGGTDGSALSWKGLPCPNLFTGGYNYHGKHEFASLNVMAQAVDVIVRIAALVAEKK; encoded by the coding sequence ATGGATCAATTACTTGAGCGCTTTCTCAGTTATGTGGCGATAGAAACCCAATCCAAGCCACAGGCACGGCAGGTACCAAGCAGCGAAGGGCAGTGGACGCTGGCGCGTCAGCTCCAGGAAGAGCTGCTGGCTTTAGGTTTTGTGGATGTGACGTTAAGTGACCATTGCTGTGTTATGGGCACCTTACCGGCGAATGTTGACTGGCCGACCCCGGTGATCGGCTTTATTTCGCATATGGATACCTCGCCGGATTTCACGGCGAAAAACGTTAATCCGCAGATTATTGAAAATTACCGCGGCGGGGATATTGCTCTCGGCAACGGTGATGAAATTCTTTCACCGGTAATGTTCCCGGTGTTGCACAAATTGATCGGCCATACGCTGGTCACCACCGATGGTAAAACCTTGCTCGGGGCGGATGATAAAGCCGGGGTGGCGGAAATCATGACCGCCATGGCACGCCTCGCGCAGGGGGACATTCCGCATGGTGCGATTCGTGTCGCCTTTACGCCGGATGAAGAGATTGGCCGTGGTCCGTCATACTTTGATATCGAAGAGTTTGCCGCCGACTGGGCTTATACCGTGGATGGTAGCGATCTGGGTGAGTTTGAGTTTGAGAACTTCAATGCGGCATCGGCGACGGTCAAAATTGTCGGTAACAACGTGCATCCGGGTACCGCCAAAGGGGTGATGGTGAACGCGCTGGAACTGGCGATGCGTTTCCACGCCGAAGTGCCAGCCAACGAAAAGCCGCAATTCACCGAAGGCTACGAAGGCTTTTACCATCTGCATACTATGAAGGGGACCGTGGAGCACGCGGAGATGATGTATATCATCCGTGACTTCGATGCGGATAACTACGCCAAACGTAAGCAACTGCTGGAAGATATCGGGCGTCGGATCAGCAAGGGCCTGCATGCGGAGTGCACGATAAAAGTCGAGATCAGCGACAGCTACCGTAATATGCGCGAGAAAGTGGAACCGCATCCGCACATTATCGAACTGGCGTTACAGGCGATGCATGACTGCGGCATTGAACCCAACGTGAAACCGATTCGCGGTGGCACCGACGGTTCAGCGTTGTCGTGGAAAGGACTGCCGTGTCCGAACCTGTTTACCGGTGGCTACAACTATCACGGCAAACACGAGTTCGCTTCACTGAACGTGATGGCGCAGGCGGTGGATGTGATTGTGCGCATTGCGGCGCTGGTGGCTGAGAAAAAGTAA
- a CDS encoding cupin domain-containing protein has protein sequence MDYQLDLNWPDFIQRYWQKRPVVLKRGFKNFIDPISPDELAGLAMENEVDSRLVSHDNGKWQVSHGPFESYDHLGENNWSLLVQAVNHWHEPSAALMRPFRFLPDWRIDDLMISFAVPGGGVGPHFDQYDVFIIQGTGRRRWRVGEKVPMKQHCPHPDLLQVEPFDAIIDEEMEPGDILYIPPGFPHEGYSLENALNYSVGFRAPSGRELISGFADYVLAHELGSYRYSDPDVPTRECPSQILPSEVEGIRAAMLDVINQPEQFNQWFGEFISQSRHELDIAPPEPPYQPDEIYDALQQGDALTRLGGLRVLTLGDAVFVNGERVDCSHPEVLAALAHRQVLTLEDFGEALNDPSLLAQVAALVNSGYWYFAD, from the coding sequence ATGGATTATCAGCTCGATCTTAACTGGCCCGACTTTATTCAGCGTTACTGGCAAAAACGTCCGGTGGTGCTTAAACGTGGTTTTAAAAACTTTATTGACCCAATTTCTCCTGATGAGCTGGCCGGTCTGGCAATGGAAAACGAGGTGGACAGCCGCCTGGTGAGCCATGACAACGGTAAATGGCAGGTAAGCCATGGTCCGTTTGAAAGCTACGATCATCTCGGTGAAAACAACTGGTCGTTGCTGGTGCAGGCGGTTAACCACTGGCATGAGCCTTCTGCCGCGCTGATGCGTCCGTTCCGCTTCCTGCCCGACTGGCGCATTGACGATCTGATGATCTCTTTTGCCGTGCCTGGCGGCGGTGTGGGCCCGCATTTCGACCAGTACGATGTGTTTATCATTCAGGGCACCGGTCGCCGTCGCTGGCGCGTCGGCGAGAAAGTGCCGATGAAGCAGCACTGCCCACATCCCGACCTGCTCCAGGTGGAACCCTTTGACGCCATCATTGATGAAGAGATGGAACCGGGTGACATCCTCTATATCCCGCCGGGATTCCCGCACGAAGGCTACTCACTGGAAAACGCGCTGAACTACTCAGTGGGTTTCCGTGCGCCAAGCGGTCGCGAGCTGATCAGCGGTTTTGCCGACTACGTGCTGGCTCACGAGCTGGGCAGCTATCGCTATAGCGATCCCGATGTGCCGACGCGTGAATGTCCGTCACAAATTCTGCCTTCCGAGGTGGAGGGTATCCGTGCCGCGATGCTGGATGTGATCAATCAGCCCGAGCAGTTTAACCAGTGGTTTGGCGAATTTATTTCGCAGTCACGCCACGAGCTGGATATCGCTCCGCCAGAACCACCGTACCAGCCAGATGAAATCTATGATGCGCTGCAACAGGGTGATGCCCTGACGCGCCTCGGTGGGTTACGCGTGCTGACGCTGGGTGATGCAGTGTTTGTTAACGGCGAGCGCGTGGACTGTAGCCACCCGGAAGTGCTGGCGGCGCTGGCTCATCGTCAGGTACTGACGCTGGAAGACTTTGGTGAAGCGCTGAACGATCCTTCACTTCTGGCGCAGGTCGCCGCGCTGGTGAACAGCGGTTATTGGTACTTCGCTGATTAA